In the Nymphalis io chromosome 2, ilAglIoxx1.1, whole genome shotgun sequence genome, one interval contains:
- the LOC126777064 gene encoding neuropathy target esterase sws isoform X6, with amino-acid sequence MDVVGLLNNIHDKTDMFAVKTWTSEWTNSFQDNQLLWSFCGCVIVSLLVVFFYYYKRWRSKELSGCTGTTATGEPAKRFRKRDKMLFYGRRMLRKVKSISNSGQGRKRRAVMRFARKLLQLKKESAPEQLKVLEPPAEYLEEDLTSDDRVPPDALYMLHSIRVFGHFEKPVFLMLCKHTEILNLPAGSFLFKVGDTDENVYVVQTGRVNVYITNQDGSSLSLKIVRAGESVTSLLSFTDVLTGHSQPYKTVNAKALEDSQVIKLPMRAFQEVFKEYPDIFVRVIQIIMVRLQRVTFTALHQYLGLSAELVNPGRDKRRPTTMPSPAKTSKVVDTGTTMHSPHHSERAFSEHLQEGQGSSPIHIQGRKPRPDMVPDITSNTPQNTPQQQPDVQPTSSFQRPREGSSVKKHYTDNLDEQALIEIATEAFVKELGLDDDQILKGNVQVRDLPAGTYIMKEESHKLYYSVKGEPEIVQDVALVYLLSGALLVSQKVAEGEGEVHMFTAYPGEVEGGLAVLTGEPSFFSIRAKHFSRIGLLSKTTVYSIMRERPSVVLHIANTVVRRLSPFVRQVDFALDWVFLESGRAVYRQDEESGSTFIVLSGRLRSVITHPNGKKELVGEYGKGDLVGIVEMVTQTRRSTTVMAVRDSELAKLPEGLFNAIKLRFPVVVTRLINLLGHRILGSWQKPTAGLGGAAAMESRPSQHNFSTVAVVPVSDDVPLTAFTYELYHSLCAIGPTVRLTSDVIRKLLGLTIMDPNNEYRLSSWLAQQEDKHKMALYQCDPSLTQWTQRCIRQADCILIVALGDKQPSIGKIEKEIERLAIRTQKELVLLHREGGPNPSGTVHWLNMRTWVSQHHHVRCPHRMFTRKSQYRISELYSKVLMSEASVHSDFSRLARWLTGTAVGLVLGGGGARGAAHVGMIRAIQEAGIPIDMVGGVSIGAFMGALWCMERNITTVTQKAREWSKKMTQWGKQLLDLTYPATSMFSGKQFNATIKTTYGEVHIEDLWLPYFTVTTDISSSCMRVHRHGSLWRYIRASMSLSGYMPPLCDPVDGHLLLDGGYVNNLPADVMRSLGAKHILAIDVGSQDDTDLTNYGDDLSGWWLLWKRWNPFTTPVKVPNLPDIQSRLAYVSCNRQLEEVKKSDYCEYIRPPIDAYKTLQFGSFDEIREVGYRHGSAYFEGQRRGGGGGVSGAAAADGRKHDAQPALTDYTFTDLAQMVCSVRTARDVDNESSSSSDYDDQRHFEGYASEPSGGLLGEGLRTRRVGGSLSLSEDEMDSEAEMYDPLNKRGGGR; translated from the exons TTGCTGTGGTCTTTTTGCGGCTGTGTGATAGTGTCACTTCTCGTGGTATTCTTCTATTATTACAAACGATGGCGTTCAAAAG AGCTCTCAGGATGTACGGGTACAACGGCGACCGGAGAGCCGGCGAAACGTTTTCGAAAGCGGGACAAAATGCTCTTCTACGGGAGGCGGATGTTGAGAAAAGTCAAATCTATCTCAAATTCTGGACAAGGCCGGAAACGCCGCGCCGTCATGAGGTTCGCGAGGAAACTGTTACAGCTCAAGAAGGAATCGGCTCCTGAGCAACTCaag GTATTGGAACCTCCAGCGGAATATCTAGAAGAAGACTTGACCAGCGACGATCGAGTACCGCCGGACGCGCTGTACATGTTGCACAGCATTCGAGTATTTGGACACTTCGAGAAACCAGTCTTCCTTATGCTCTGCAAACACACTGAAATACTTAACCTACCGGCGGGTTCATTTCTATTTAAAGTCG GCGATACGGACGAAAATGTTTATGTCGTCCAAACGGGTCGCGTCAATGTTTACATCACGAATCAGGACGGCAGCAGCCTCTCGTTGAAGATTGTACGAGCCGGAGAGAGTGTGACGTCACTGCTCAGTTTCACTGATGTTCTAACG GGTCATTCTCAACCGTACAAAACTGTCAATGCAAAAGCATTAGAAGACTCGCAAGTGATAAAACTGCCGATGAGAGCATTCCAGGAGGTGTTCAAAGAGTATCCAGATATATTCGTTAGGGTAATACAG ATAATCATGGTGCGTCTACAAAGGGTGACTTTTACCGCTCTCCATCAGTATCTTGGGTTGAGTGCCGAATTAGTTAATCct gGTCGAGATAAACGTCGTCCGACTACAATGCCATCTCCCGCGAAGACCAGTAAAGTTGTAGACACTGGTACCACTATGCACTCCCCTCACCACAGTGAACGAGCCTTTTCTGAACATTTG CAGGAGGGTCAAGGGTCTTCACCTATCCACATTCAGGGCAGGAAGCCGAGACCAGACATGGTTCCCGATATCACATCTAACACCCCACAGAACACTCCACAG CAGCAGCCCGACGTCCAGCCAACCTCATCGTTTCAAAGGCCCAGGGAAGGTTCCTCGGTTAAGAAGCATTATACTGATAATTTGGATGAACAG GCCTTAATAGAAATAGCAACGGAAGCGTTCGTCAAAGAGTTGGGTCTGGATGACGATCAAATACTGAAAGGGAATGTTCAAGTAAGAGACCTGCCCGCTGGTACATACATCATGAAGGAAGAGAGCCATAAG CTATATTACAGTGTCAAGGGTGAGCCGGAAATTGTTCAG GACGTGGCGCTCGTGTATCTGCTATCGGGTGCTCTGCTCGTGTCTCAGAAAGTCGCTGAGGGAGAGGGGGAAGTGCACATGTTCACTGCATATCCgg GCGAAGTCGAAGGCGGTCTGGCAGTACTGACTGGGGAGCCTAGCTTTTTCTCAATTCGAGCAAAACATTTCTCCCGTATCGGTCTTCTGTCCAAGACTACAGTGTACAGCATCATGAGGGAGCGACCATCAGTGGTGTTGCACATTGCCAACACGGTCGTGCGTCGTCTCTCGCCTTTTGTTAGACAAGTGGACTTCGCTTTGGATTGG GTATTCCTGGAATCAGGGCGAGCGGTGTACCGTCAAGACGAGGAGTCGGGATCCACGTTTATAGTGCTCAGCGGACGATTGCGTTCCGTCATAACTCATCCCAATGGAAAAAAAGAACTTGTCGGTGAATACGGCAAGGGAGATTTAGTTGGtatt GTGGAAATGGTGACTCAAACTCGTCGTAGTACGACAGTGATGGCGGTCCGCGATTCTGAACTAGCGAAGCTTCCAGAAGGTCTCTTCAACGCGATTAAGCTCCGATTCCCAGTGGTCGTCACGAGGCTCATTAACTTGTTAGGACACAGAATCTTAG GCTCGTGGCAGAAGCCGACGGCGGGGctgggcggcgcggcggcgatGGAGTCCCGCCCGTCGCAGCACAACTTCTCCACCGTGGCCGTCGTGCCCGTCAGCGACGACGTGCCGCTCACCGCCTTCACCTACGAGCTCTACCACTCGCTCTGCGCCATCG GACCAACAGTACGTCTGACGTCCGACGTTATAAGAAAACTTTTGGGACTCACCATAATGGACCCCAACAATGAATACCGTCTCAGCTCCTGGCTCGCTCAACAGGAAGACAAACACAAG ATGGCGTTATACCAGTGCGATCCAAGCCTCACGCAGTGGACCCAGCGTTGTATTCGTCAAGCCGACTGCATTTTGATTGTCGCTTTGGGAGATAAGCAACCGAGCATtggaaaa ATCGAAAAAGAAATCGAACGTCTAGCGATTCGAACTCAGAAGGAACTGGTGCTGCTGCACCGCGAGGGCGGCCCCAACCCCTCGGGCACCGTGCACTGGCTCAACATGCGCACGTGGGTCAGCCAGCACCACCACGTGCGCTGTCCGCACCGCATGTTCACCAGGAAGAGCCAGTATCGCATT AGCGAGCTGTATAGCAAGGTGCTGATGTCGGAGGCGAGCGTGCACTCGGACTTCTCTCGCCTGGCGCGCTGGCTCACCGGCACGGCCGTGGGGCTCGTGCTCGGGGGGGGCGGCGCGCGGGGCGCCGCGCACGTTGGCATGATACGCGCCATACAG GAAGCAGGCATTCCTATCGACATGGTAGGTGGAGTGAGCATCGGAGCATTCATGGGAGCCCTGTGGTGTATGGAACGCAATATCACAACTGTTACGCAGAAGGCAAGAGAATGGTCGAAG AAAATGACGCAATGGGGCAAACAGCTACTAGACCTCACGTACCCCGCCACATCAATGTTCTCCGGCAAACAGTTCAACGCCACCATTAAAACTACATACGGCGAGGTTCACATCGAGGATCTATGGCTACCGTACTTCACTGTGACCACCGACATCAGCTCCAGTTGTATGAGAGTCCATCGCCATG GTTCCCTATGGCGTTACATTCGCGCTTCGATGTCGCTGAGTGGGTACATGCCCCCTCTCTGCGACCCAGTAGACGGCCACCTCCTATTGGACGGCGGTTACGTCAACAACCTCCCAG CTGATGTAATGAGATCTCTTGGTGCCAAACACATCCTAGCCATAGATGTGGGCTCCCAAGATGATACCGATCTCACAAACTATGGAGATGACTTGTCGGGCTGGTGGTTACTTTGGAAACG ATGGAATCCATTTACGACACCGGTAAAAGTACCGAATCTTCCTGATATTCAGAGCAGACTCGCTTATGTATCTTGCAATCGGCAGCTCGAG GAAGTAAAGAAATCCGACTACTGCGAATACATCCGACCGCCGATCGACGCGTACAAGACGCTCCAGTTCGGATCGTTCGATGAAATCCGCGAGGTGGGCTACCGCCACGGCTCCGCCTACTTCGAGGGCCAGCGGCGCGGGGGCGGCGGGGGCGTCAgcggcgccgccgccgccgacgGCCGCAAGCACGACGCGCAGCCCGCGCTCACCGA CTACACGTTCACGGACCTGGCGCAGATGGTGTGCTCGGTGCGCACGGCGCGCGACGTCGACAAcgagtcgtcgtcgtcgtccgACTACGACGACCAGCGACACTTCGAGGGGTACGCGTCCGAGCCCAGCGGGGGACTCCTCGGG GAGGGTTTGCGCACTCGTCGAGTTGGCGGATCCCTCTCGCTGTCAGAGGACGAAATGGACTCCGAAGCAGAGATGTACGACCCCCTCAACAAACGTGGGGGAGGTAGATGA
- the LOC126777064 gene encoding neuropathy target esterase sws isoform X9 → MDVVGLLNNIHDKTDMFAVKTWTSEWTNSFQDNQLLWSFCGCVIVSLLVVFFYYYKRWRSKELSGCTGTTATGEPAKRFRKRDKMLFYGRRMLRKVKSISNSGQGRKRRAVMRFARKLLQLKKESAPEQLKVLEPPAEYLEEDLTSDDRVPPDALYMLHSIRVFGHFEKPVFLMLCKHTEILNLPAGSFLFKVGDTDENVYVVQTGRVNVYITNQDGSSLSLKIVRAGESVTSLLSFTDVLTGHSQPYKTVNAKALEDSQVIKLPMRAFQEVFKEYPDIFVRVIQIIMVRLQRVTFTALHQYLGLSAELVNPGRDKRRPTTMPSPAKTSKVVDTGTTMHSPHHSERAFSEHLQPDVQPTSSFQRPREGSSVKKHYTDNLDEQALIEIATEAFVKELGLDDDQILKGNVQVRDLPAGTYIMKEESHKLYYSVKGEPEIVQDVALVYLLSGALLVSQKVAEGEGEVHMFTAYPGEVEGGLAVLTGEPSFFSIRAKHFSRIGLLSKTTVYSIMRERPSVVLHIANTVVRRLSPFVRQVDFALDWVFLESGRAVYRQDEESGSTFIVLSGRLRSVITHPNGKKELVGEYGKGDLVGIVEMVTQTRRSTTVMAVRDSELAKLPEGLFNAIKLRFPVVVTRLINLLGHRILGSWQKPTAGLGGAAAMESRPSQHNFSTVAVVPVSDDVPLTAFTYELYHSLCAIGPTVRLTSDVIRKLLGLTIMDPNNEYRLSSWLAQQEDKHKMALYQCDPSLTQWTQRCIRQADCILIVALGDKQPSIGKIEKEIERLAIRTQKELVLLHREGGPNPSGTVHWLNMRTWVSQHHHVRCPHRMFTRKSQYRISELYSKVLMSEASVHSDFSRLARWLTGTAVGLVLGGGGARGAAHVGMIRAIQEAGIPIDMVGGVSIGAFMGALWCMERNITTVTQKAREWSKKMTQWGKQLLDLTYPATSMFSGKQFNATIKTTYGEVHIEDLWLPYFTVTTDISSSCMRVHRHGSLWRYIRASMSLSGYMPPLCDPVDGHLLLDGGYVNNLPADVMRSLGAKHILAIDVGSQDDTDLTNYGDDLSGWWLLWKRWNPFTTPVKVPNLPDIQSRLAYVSCNRQLEEVKKSDYCEYIRPPIDAYKTLQFGSFDEIREVGYRHGSAYFEGQRRGGGGGVSGAAAADGRKHDAQPALTDYTFTDLAQMVCSVRTARDVDNESSSSSDYDDQRHFEGYASEPSGGLLGMSSSVEDGGAWISDTELEGLRTRRVGGSLSLSEDEMDSEAEMYDPLNKRGGGR, encoded by the exons TTGCTGTGGTCTTTTTGCGGCTGTGTGATAGTGTCACTTCTCGTGGTATTCTTCTATTATTACAAACGATGGCGTTCAAAAG AGCTCTCAGGATGTACGGGTACAACGGCGACCGGAGAGCCGGCGAAACGTTTTCGAAAGCGGGACAAAATGCTCTTCTACGGGAGGCGGATGTTGAGAAAAGTCAAATCTATCTCAAATTCTGGACAAGGCCGGAAACGCCGCGCCGTCATGAGGTTCGCGAGGAAACTGTTACAGCTCAAGAAGGAATCGGCTCCTGAGCAACTCaag GTATTGGAACCTCCAGCGGAATATCTAGAAGAAGACTTGACCAGCGACGATCGAGTACCGCCGGACGCGCTGTACATGTTGCACAGCATTCGAGTATTTGGACACTTCGAGAAACCAGTCTTCCTTATGCTCTGCAAACACACTGAAATACTTAACCTACCGGCGGGTTCATTTCTATTTAAAGTCG GCGATACGGACGAAAATGTTTATGTCGTCCAAACGGGTCGCGTCAATGTTTACATCACGAATCAGGACGGCAGCAGCCTCTCGTTGAAGATTGTACGAGCCGGAGAGAGTGTGACGTCACTGCTCAGTTTCACTGATGTTCTAACG GGTCATTCTCAACCGTACAAAACTGTCAATGCAAAAGCATTAGAAGACTCGCAAGTGATAAAACTGCCGATGAGAGCATTCCAGGAGGTGTTCAAAGAGTATCCAGATATATTCGTTAGGGTAATACAG ATAATCATGGTGCGTCTACAAAGGGTGACTTTTACCGCTCTCCATCAGTATCTTGGGTTGAGTGCCGAATTAGTTAATCct gGTCGAGATAAACGTCGTCCGACTACAATGCCATCTCCCGCGAAGACCAGTAAAGTTGTAGACACTGGTACCACTATGCACTCCCCTCACCACAGTGAACGAGCCTTTTCTGAACATTTG CAGCCCGACGTCCAGCCAACCTCATCGTTTCAAAGGCCCAGGGAAGGTTCCTCGGTTAAGAAGCATTATACTGATAATTTGGATGAACAG GCCTTAATAGAAATAGCAACGGAAGCGTTCGTCAAAGAGTTGGGTCTGGATGACGATCAAATACTGAAAGGGAATGTTCAAGTAAGAGACCTGCCCGCTGGTACATACATCATGAAGGAAGAGAGCCATAAG CTATATTACAGTGTCAAGGGTGAGCCGGAAATTGTTCAG GACGTGGCGCTCGTGTATCTGCTATCGGGTGCTCTGCTCGTGTCTCAGAAAGTCGCTGAGGGAGAGGGGGAAGTGCACATGTTCACTGCATATCCgg GCGAAGTCGAAGGCGGTCTGGCAGTACTGACTGGGGAGCCTAGCTTTTTCTCAATTCGAGCAAAACATTTCTCCCGTATCGGTCTTCTGTCCAAGACTACAGTGTACAGCATCATGAGGGAGCGACCATCAGTGGTGTTGCACATTGCCAACACGGTCGTGCGTCGTCTCTCGCCTTTTGTTAGACAAGTGGACTTCGCTTTGGATTGG GTATTCCTGGAATCAGGGCGAGCGGTGTACCGTCAAGACGAGGAGTCGGGATCCACGTTTATAGTGCTCAGCGGACGATTGCGTTCCGTCATAACTCATCCCAATGGAAAAAAAGAACTTGTCGGTGAATACGGCAAGGGAGATTTAGTTGGtatt GTGGAAATGGTGACTCAAACTCGTCGTAGTACGACAGTGATGGCGGTCCGCGATTCTGAACTAGCGAAGCTTCCAGAAGGTCTCTTCAACGCGATTAAGCTCCGATTCCCAGTGGTCGTCACGAGGCTCATTAACTTGTTAGGACACAGAATCTTAG GCTCGTGGCAGAAGCCGACGGCGGGGctgggcggcgcggcggcgatGGAGTCCCGCCCGTCGCAGCACAACTTCTCCACCGTGGCCGTCGTGCCCGTCAGCGACGACGTGCCGCTCACCGCCTTCACCTACGAGCTCTACCACTCGCTCTGCGCCATCG GACCAACAGTACGTCTGACGTCCGACGTTATAAGAAAACTTTTGGGACTCACCATAATGGACCCCAACAATGAATACCGTCTCAGCTCCTGGCTCGCTCAACAGGAAGACAAACACAAG ATGGCGTTATACCAGTGCGATCCAAGCCTCACGCAGTGGACCCAGCGTTGTATTCGTCAAGCCGACTGCATTTTGATTGTCGCTTTGGGAGATAAGCAACCGAGCATtggaaaa ATCGAAAAAGAAATCGAACGTCTAGCGATTCGAACTCAGAAGGAACTGGTGCTGCTGCACCGCGAGGGCGGCCCCAACCCCTCGGGCACCGTGCACTGGCTCAACATGCGCACGTGGGTCAGCCAGCACCACCACGTGCGCTGTCCGCACCGCATGTTCACCAGGAAGAGCCAGTATCGCATT AGCGAGCTGTATAGCAAGGTGCTGATGTCGGAGGCGAGCGTGCACTCGGACTTCTCTCGCCTGGCGCGCTGGCTCACCGGCACGGCCGTGGGGCTCGTGCTCGGGGGGGGCGGCGCGCGGGGCGCCGCGCACGTTGGCATGATACGCGCCATACAG GAAGCAGGCATTCCTATCGACATGGTAGGTGGAGTGAGCATCGGAGCATTCATGGGAGCCCTGTGGTGTATGGAACGCAATATCACAACTGTTACGCAGAAGGCAAGAGAATGGTCGAAG AAAATGACGCAATGGGGCAAACAGCTACTAGACCTCACGTACCCCGCCACATCAATGTTCTCCGGCAAACAGTTCAACGCCACCATTAAAACTACATACGGCGAGGTTCACATCGAGGATCTATGGCTACCGTACTTCACTGTGACCACCGACATCAGCTCCAGTTGTATGAGAGTCCATCGCCATG GTTCCCTATGGCGTTACATTCGCGCTTCGATGTCGCTGAGTGGGTACATGCCCCCTCTCTGCGACCCAGTAGACGGCCACCTCCTATTGGACGGCGGTTACGTCAACAACCTCCCAG CTGATGTAATGAGATCTCTTGGTGCCAAACACATCCTAGCCATAGATGTGGGCTCCCAAGATGATACCGATCTCACAAACTATGGAGATGACTTGTCGGGCTGGTGGTTACTTTGGAAACG ATGGAATCCATTTACGACACCGGTAAAAGTACCGAATCTTCCTGATATTCAGAGCAGACTCGCTTATGTATCTTGCAATCGGCAGCTCGAG GAAGTAAAGAAATCCGACTACTGCGAATACATCCGACCGCCGATCGACGCGTACAAGACGCTCCAGTTCGGATCGTTCGATGAAATCCGCGAGGTGGGCTACCGCCACGGCTCCGCCTACTTCGAGGGCCAGCGGCGCGGGGGCGGCGGGGGCGTCAgcggcgccgccgccgccgacgGCCGCAAGCACGACGCGCAGCCCGCGCTCACCGA CTACACGTTCACGGACCTGGCGCAGATGGTGTGCTCGGTGCGCACGGCGCGCGACGTCGACAAcgagtcgtcgtcgtcgtccgACTACGACGACCAGCGACACTTCGAGGGGTACGCGTCCGAGCCCAGCGGGGGACTCCTCGGG ATGTCGTCAAGCGTAGAGGACGGCGGTGCGTGGATCAGCGACACGGAACTG GAGGGTTTGCGCACTCGTCGAGTTGGCGGATCCCTCTCGCTGTCAGAGGACGAAATGGACTCCGAAGCAGAGATGTACGACCCCCTCAACAAACGTGGGGGAGGTAGATGA